One window of the Paenibacillus beijingensis genome contains the following:
- the mnmA gene encoding tRNA 2-thiouridine(34) synthase MnmA codes for MNDSASADNSQTRVVVGMSGGVDSSVTALLLKQQGYDVIGIFMKNWDETDENGVCSADEDAEDVRRVCEQIGIPYYTVNFEQAYYEKVFTYFLDEYKRGRTPNPDVMCNREIKFGDFLQKALGLGADYLATGHYARVVRDDSGETKLLRGVDPGKDQTYFLSALNQKQLSKAMFPIGHLPKSEVRRIAEENGLATARKKDSTGVCFIGERNFKQFLSGYLPAQPGPMVDLRTGDTKGRHDGLMYYTLGQRQGLGIGGSGTGQPWFVADKDLERNILYVVQGEDHPRLYSRGLTAAGVNWIAPERPQGPVRCTAKFRYRQPDQGVTVTLDGSGGAEVVFDKPQKAVTPGQAVVFYDGDVCLGGGTIDRVHLVEESFVLSASKA; via the coding sequence ATGAATGATTCCGCAAGCGCGGACAACTCGCAAACCCGCGTCGTCGTCGGCATGTCCGGCGGGGTCGATTCCTCCGTAACCGCTCTGCTGCTGAAGCAGCAAGGCTACGATGTGATCGGGATTTTTATGAAAAACTGGGACGAGACCGATGAGAACGGCGTGTGCAGCGCGGATGAAGACGCTGAGGACGTCCGCCGCGTCTGCGAGCAGATCGGCATTCCCTACTATACGGTTAACTTCGAGCAAGCTTATTACGAGAAAGTGTTCACCTACTTTCTTGATGAATACAAGCGCGGCCGCACGCCGAATCCGGATGTGATGTGCAACCGCGAGATCAAGTTCGGCGATTTTCTGCAAAAAGCGCTCGGACTCGGGGCCGATTACCTGGCCACAGGCCACTACGCCCGCGTCGTGCGCGATGACAGCGGTGAAACGAAGCTGCTGCGCGGCGTCGATCCCGGAAAGGACCAAACTTATTTTCTGTCCGCTTTGAACCAAAAGCAGCTGTCCAAAGCGATGTTCCCGATCGGCCATCTGCCGAAGTCGGAAGTGCGGCGCATTGCCGAAGAGAACGGACTTGCTACCGCCCGCAAAAAAGACAGCACCGGCGTCTGCTTTATCGGCGAACGGAATTTCAAGCAATTCCTGAGCGGATACCTTCCCGCACAGCCCGGACCGATGGTCGACCTGCGGACGGGCGATACGAAGGGTCGTCACGACGGCCTCATGTACTACACGCTCGGCCAGCGTCAAGGACTCGGCATCGGCGGATCCGGTACGGGGCAGCCGTGGTTCGTCGCCGACAAAGATTTGGAGCGCAACATCCTGTATGTCGTTCAAGGCGAGGACCATCCGCGGCTGTACTCGCGCGGCCTCACTGCCGCAGGAGTCAATTGGATCGCCCCTGAGCGGCCGCAAGGTCCCGTGCGCTGCACCGCCAAATTCCGTTACCGTCAGCCCGATCAGGGCGTAACAGTTACGCTGGACGGCAGCGGCGGCGCGGAAGTCGTATTCGACAAGCCGCAGAAGGCGGTCACGCCGGGACAAGCGGTCGTATTCTACGACGGCGACGTATGCCTCGGCGGCGGCACGATCGACCGCGTTCACCTCGTCGAAGAAAGCTTCGTCCTCTCGGCTTCCAAGGCTTGA
- a CDS encoding tRNA threonylcarbamoyladenosine dehydratase, which yields MLHQFSRTELAIGPEGLDIMKGSTVAVLGIGGVGSIAAEALARTGVGRIVLIDKDVVDITNVNRQIHALTTTVGEPKADLMRDRIKLINPDCDAVSLRMFYTEETYEKLFEYPLDYVVDASDTISYKIHLIKQCLERGIPIISSMGAANKMDPTKFEVVDISKTHTDPIARVVRQRLRKEGIRKGVKVVFSAEEPKKPRLDVTQRIVPENAPGIRKAQHPPASNAFVPPVAGLIMVSVVVRDLLAKGGVTV from the coding sequence ATGCTGCACCAATTCTCCCGTACGGAGCTGGCGATCGGTCCGGAAGGACTGGACATTATGAAGGGAAGCACCGTCGCCGTGCTTGGCATCGGCGGAGTCGGTTCGATCGCTGCGGAAGCGCTCGCCCGTACGGGCGTCGGACGAATCGTCCTGATTGACAAGGACGTCGTCGATATTACGAACGTGAACCGTCAAATACACGCGCTTACAACGACGGTCGGAGAGCCGAAAGCCGACCTGATGCGCGATCGGATCAAACTGATCAATCCCGATTGCGACGCCGTCAGCCTGCGGATGTTCTACACGGAAGAGACGTACGAGAAGCTGTTCGAGTATCCGCTCGATTACGTCGTCGACGCTTCGGATACGATTTCGTACAAGATCCATCTGATCAAGCAGTGTCTGGAGCGGGGCATTCCCATTATTTCCAGTATGGGGGCGGCGAACAAAATGGATCCGACGAAGTTTGAAGTGGTCGACATTTCCAAAACGCATACGGATCCGATCGCCCGCGTCGTCCGCCAGCGCCTGCGCAAGGAAGGCATCCGCAAAGGGGTAAAGGTTGTCTTTTCGGCCGAGGAGCCGAAGAAGCCGCGCCTCGACGTAACGCAGCGGATCGTGCCGGAGAATGCGCCGGGAATCCGCAAGGCGCAGCATCCGCCGGCGAGCAACGCTTTCGTGCCACCGGTCGCGGGCCTCATTATGGTCAGCGTCGTCGTGCGGGATTTGCTGGCCAAAGGCGGAGTGACCGTCTAA
- a CDS encoding hemolysin family protein: MPARPGRKTGKLLSDPLPLWLSALLIIVLVFLNGFFVAAEFAMVKVRGSRIDTLVSEGHSRARFASHVTGHLDAYLSACQLGITLASLGLGWVGEPAIANVLEPWFHAIGLDGVVVHTVSFVIAFSFMTILHIVLGELAPKTLAIRQSETVTLWTAAPLVYFHKIMYPFIWVLNGMANWLLKRVGIEPASEHVSAHTEDEIRILMKESHKSGLIDKVEMTLMDNIFEFVETHAREIMIPRTEMICLSTNVPFEQNQEIALREMHTRYPVYENDKDNIIGFVHIKDLLKTTVPAPTDIRQVMRPITTVPESMQISTLLKLMQKKKTQIALLIDEYGGTSGLVTLEDIMEEIVGEIQDEFDEERPDIEKRDESTYSLSGLMLIEEVNSFFGLDIDTDDYDTIGGWMYSKIEIPPTRNQRVTYSEDVEFIIEETDHLRISRITLHKKAAAVNELPEAEADLQVGMG; encoded by the coding sequence ATGCCGGCCCGGCCGGGGCGGAAGACGGGGAAATTGTTGAGTGACCCTTTACCATTATGGCTCAGTGCGCTTTTGATTATTGTGTTAGTATTTTTGAACGGTTTTTTTGTTGCAGCTGAATTTGCCATGGTCAAAGTCCGGGGAAGCCGGATTGATACGCTTGTTTCGGAAGGACATTCGCGTGCCCGATTCGCTTCGCATGTAACGGGGCACTTGGATGCTTATCTGTCCGCCTGCCAACTGGGAATCACGCTTGCGTCTCTTGGTCTCGGCTGGGTTGGGGAACCCGCCATCGCAAACGTTCTGGAACCATGGTTTCACGCAATAGGGCTCGATGGAGTGGTTGTGCATACCGTCTCGTTTGTCATCGCATTCTCCTTTATGACCATTTTGCATATCGTATTGGGAGAACTCGCGCCGAAGACATTAGCCATCCGCCAATCGGAGACCGTAACGCTGTGGACCGCTGCGCCGCTCGTCTACTTTCACAAAATCATGTATCCGTTCATCTGGGTTTTAAATGGAATGGCGAACTGGCTGCTGAAGCGTGTCGGGATCGAACCGGCTTCGGAGCACGTCTCGGCGCATACCGAGGATGAAATTCGCATCTTGATGAAAGAAAGCCATAAAAGCGGTCTGATCGACAAAGTCGAAATGACGCTGATGGACAATATTTTTGAGTTCGTCGAAACGCACGCCCGCGAGATTATGATCCCCCGTACGGAGATGATCTGCCTCTCGACCAACGTTCCGTTTGAACAAAACCAAGAAATCGCGCTGCGGGAAATGCATACGCGTTACCCGGTTTACGAGAACGATAAAGACAATATTATCGGCTTCGTGCATATTAAAGATTTGCTGAAAACGACCGTTCCGGCCCCAACCGACATCCGTCAGGTAATGCGTCCGATAACGACCGTGCCGGAATCGATGCAGATCAGCACGCTGCTGAAGCTGATGCAGAAGAAGAAAACGCAGATCGCCCTGCTGATCGATGAGTACGGCGGCACTTCCGGCCTTGTGACACTGGAGGACATTATGGAAGAAATCGTCGGCGAAATCCAGGACGAATTCGATGAGGAACGGCCGGATATCGAGAAAAGGGATGAGAGCACCTATTCGCTCAGCGGACTGATGCTGATTGAAGAAGTGAACAGTTTCTTCGGTCTCGATATCGATACGGACGATTACGATACGATCGGCGGCTGGATGTATTCCAAGATCGAAATTCCGCCGACGCGCAACCAGCGCGTGACCTATTCCGAAGATGTCGAGTTCATTATCGAAGAAACGGATCACCTGCGCATTTCACGCATCACGCTCCACAAAAAGGCTGCAGCGGTAAACGAGTTGCCGGAGGCGGAAGCCGACCTGCAGGTCGGCATGGGATAA
- a CDS encoding Nramp family divalent metal transporter, translating to MADKTVVLKSPEKGWRRSGMEPSLAESHRSLGIPRRGSWFRKLLAFMGPGYLVAVGYMDPGNWATGIAGGSMFGYTLLSVVLLSNLMAMVLQALAGKLGIVTGRDLAQACRDHYSKPVSFVLWLLCELAIAACDLAELIGTAIALNLLFGIPMLWGVILTAFDVLIVLLLQNKGFRYLEALVITLIGTIGLCFLIELVWAQPVVSDVLGGFVPSAEIIQNPEMLYIAVGILGATVMPHNLYLHSSIVQTRSFDTSDAGKKEAIRFAAIDSSVALFMALFINAAILIVAGAVFHTSGHTDIAEIGDAYHLLSPLLGGAAASILFGVALLASGQNSTLTGTLAGQIVMEGFLNIRMPGWLRRLVTRLIAVIPAVIVTAVSGEQGATDLLILSQVILSLQLSFAVIPLVKFTGDKAKMGRFANRPWLKILSWSIAFVIAVLNFYLLYQTVNNWF from the coding sequence ATGGCAGACAAAACGGTCGTATTGAAATCGCCGGAAAAAGGTTGGAGACGCAGCGGCATGGAGCCTTCACTCGCCGAATCGCATCGTTCGCTTGGCATACCGCGCCGCGGTTCATGGTTTCGCAAATTGCTTGCCTTTATGGGTCCGGGCTATCTGGTTGCCGTCGGTTATATGGACCCCGGGAACTGGGCGACAGGCATTGCCGGGGGATCGATGTTCGGTTATACGCTGTTGTCTGTCGTCCTGCTCTCCAATCTGATGGCGATGGTGCTGCAGGCGCTGGCCGGCAAGCTCGGCATTGTTACGGGCCGGGATTTGGCGCAAGCGTGCCGGGATCATTACAGCAAGCCGGTCTCATTCGTTTTATGGCTGCTTTGCGAATTGGCGATTGCCGCCTGCGATTTGGCGGAATTAATCGGAACGGCAATCGCGCTCAACCTGCTGTTTGGCATTCCGATGCTGTGGGGAGTTATTTTGACCGCCTTCGATGTGCTGATCGTGCTGCTGCTGCAAAACAAAGGTTTCCGTTACCTGGAAGCACTCGTCATTACGCTGATCGGCACGATTGGACTGTGCTTTCTGATTGAGCTTGTGTGGGCGCAGCCGGTCGTCTCCGATGTGCTGGGCGGATTTGTTCCGAGCGCCGAAATCATTCAAAATCCGGAAATGCTTTATATTGCGGTCGGGATTCTCGGGGCGACCGTCATGCCCCACAACCTGTACCTGCACTCATCTATCGTGCAAACCCGCAGCTTCGACACGTCTGATGCAGGGAAAAAAGAGGCGATCCGCTTTGCTGCGATCGATTCCTCCGTGGCGCTGTTTATGGCCTTGTTCATTAACGCCGCCATCCTGATCGTGGCCGGAGCGGTATTTCATACGTCGGGTCATACCGATATCGCTGAAATCGGCGATGCGTACCACCTGCTTTCGCCGCTGCTCGGCGGAGCCGCGGCCAGCATCCTGTTCGGCGTCGCGCTGCTCGCTTCGGGGCAAAACTCGACGCTGACCGGCACGCTGGCGGGACAAATCGTGATGGAAGGCTTCCTGAACATTCGCATGCCGGGCTGGCTGCGAAGGCTCGTTACCCGGCTTATCGCCGTCATTCCCGCTGTGATCGTCACGGCGGTCTCAGGTGAGCAGGGAGCAACCGATCTGCTCATATTAAGCCAGGTTATATTGTCGCTTCAATTATCGTTTGCCGTTATTCCGCTTGTGAAATTTACGGGCGACAAGGCGAAGATGGGGCGGTTCGCAAACCGGCCGTGGCTGAAAATTTTATCCTGGTCCATCGCCTTTGTCATTGCAGTACTGAATTTTTATCTGCTTTACCAAACGGTAAACAATTGGTTCTAA
- a CDS encoding replication-associated recombination protein A, with amino-acid sequence MDLFSYQEAERPQHRLLADRMRPQTLDEYIGQEDIVGPGKLLRRAIESDQVSSILLYGPPGCGKTTLAHIISLSTDGDFVRLNAVDASVKDVRDVIERAKTSKSLYGRKTILFLDEVHRFNSSRQDALLPAVEQGIIVFIGATTENPFHSVNGALLSRSTLFQLHALDKRHALEAMRRALADSGRGLGFMDIRADEDALEHIAAMAGGDIRRALNALELAAVTTPSEPDGSVRLTLEVAQESIRNKAIRADESTQYDVLSAFHKSIRGSSDAALYWFMYAVEKLGMDPVVFLRRLIVACSEDIGLANVQAMVQAVTAMDAYHKIGWPEAKYNIAQAILFAVESPKSNATAMALSRVQQAMDRAGASDVPLHLRDAHYKGAEKLGHTGYLYPHNFPGHYVEQQYLPDRLAGETFYQATAQGTEDKIRINQERRKNKRHSES; translated from the coding sequence ATGGATTTATTCAGTTACCAGGAAGCGGAACGGCCGCAGCACAGGCTGCTTGCCGACCGGATGCGGCCGCAGACGCTGGACGAATATATCGGGCAGGAGGATATCGTCGGCCCCGGGAAGCTGCTGCGGCGGGCGATCGAGAGCGACCAGGTATCGTCCATCCTGCTCTACGGCCCTCCGGGCTGCGGCAAAACGACGCTGGCGCATATTATATCCCTTAGCACGGACGGGGATTTTGTCAGGCTGAACGCGGTTGACGCTTCCGTCAAAGATGTGCGCGACGTCATCGAACGCGCCAAGACGAGCAAGTCGCTTTACGGCCGCAAGACGATTTTGTTTCTCGACGAGGTGCACCGCTTCAACTCCTCGCGGCAGGACGCGCTGCTGCCGGCGGTGGAGCAGGGCATAATCGTTTTTATCGGAGCGACGACGGAAAATCCGTTCCATTCCGTCAACGGCGCCCTTCTGTCCCGCTCCACGCTTTTTCAGCTGCATGCGCTCGACAAGCGGCACGCGCTCGAGGCGATGCGGCGCGCGCTCGCCGATTCCGGCCGCGGGCTCGGGTTTATGGATATCCGTGCGGACGAGGACGCGCTGGAGCATATCGCGGCCATGGCCGGAGGCGATATCCGCCGGGCGTTGAACGCGCTCGAGCTTGCCGCCGTTACGACGCCGTCCGAACCCGACGGCTCCGTTCGTCTTACGCTTGAGGTCGCTCAGGAATCAATTCGCAACAAGGCGATTCGCGCCGACGAATCGACGCAGTACGATGTGCTGTCGGCGTTTCACAAGAGCATCCGCGGCTCCAGCGATGCCGCGCTGTACTGGTTCATGTACGCGGTGGAGAAGCTCGGCATGGACCCGGTGGTTTTCCTGCGGCGGCTTATCGTGGCGTGCAGCGAAGATATCGGCCTGGCGAACGTTCAGGCGATGGTGCAGGCGGTGACGGCGATGGACGCCTATCATAAGATCGGCTGGCCCGAGGCCAAATACAATATCGCGCAGGCGATTTTGTTTGCGGTCGAGAGTCCGAAGTCCAACGCCACAGCGATGGCGCTGTCCCGCGTCCAGCAGGCGATGGACAGAGCCGGCGCCTCCGATGTTCCGCTGCATCTGCGCGATGCCCATTACAAGGGCGCAGAGAAGCTCGGTCATACCGGATATTTGTATCCGCACAATTTTCCGGGGCATTATGTCGAGCAGCAGTACTTGCCGGACCGGCTGGCGGGCGAAACGTTTTATCAGGCGACCGCTCAAGGCACGGAGGACAAAATCCGCATCAATCAGGAACGGAGAAAAAACAAGCGACATTCGGAGTCTTAA
- a CDS encoding cation diffusion facilitator family transporter, translated as MHSHSHDNQGHDHSHHHHHNHHHHHDLSKEGNKKGLKIALAITLGIMLLEFVGGLVTNSLALLSDSGHMLSDAAALVLSLVAFWFASKPASPRRTFGYYRFEILAALFNGIALFFIAGFIILEAYERFFEPPVVAGGSMMLIALIGLAANLASAWFLMLKGDVKNNVNMKSAYIHVLGDALGSVGAIAAGLCMYFFDWYAADPIISVLVALLILKSAWGIITNTVHILMEGTPGSIDQTKVKRALEGIEGVKNVHDLHIWTITSGLDSMSCHVLVEDGYDCQEVLQKALQLMKHDYHIDHCTIQVENSTIRHEQTKI; from the coding sequence ATGCACAGCCACAGCCACGACAACCAAGGTCATGACCATTCACACCATCATCATCACAATCATCATCACCACCATGATTTATCCAAGGAAGGCAACAAAAAAGGACTGAAAATCGCCCTTGCGATCACGCTCGGCATTATGCTGTTGGAGTTTGTTGGAGGACTCGTTACAAACAGTCTTGCCTTGCTCTCGGACAGCGGGCATATGCTAAGCGATGCCGCTGCGCTTGTATTAAGCCTGGTTGCGTTTTGGTTTGCGTCGAAGCCGGCATCACCTCGGAGAACGTTCGGCTATTACCGTTTTGAAATATTGGCCGCTCTGTTCAACGGCATTGCGCTGTTTTTTATTGCCGGTTTTATAATCTTGGAAGCTTATGAACGATTTTTTGAACCGCCTGTTGTAGCCGGCGGCTCGATGATGCTCATCGCTCTAATCGGTTTGGCCGCGAATCTGGCAAGCGCCTGGTTCCTTATGCTGAAAGGCGATGTTAAAAACAACGTGAATATGAAGAGTGCTTATATTCACGTTTTAGGTGACGCATTGGGTTCGGTAGGCGCAATCGCAGCCGGACTTTGCATGTACTTCTTTGACTGGTATGCGGCAGACCCGATTATCTCCGTTCTTGTGGCTCTTCTGATTTTGAAAAGCGCTTGGGGAATCATTACGAATACCGTCCATATCCTGATGGAGGGTACGCCCGGCTCCATTGATCAAACCAAAGTGAAACGGGCATTGGAAGGCATTGAAGGCGTGAAGAACGTGCATGACTTGCACATTTGGACGATCACTTCCGGACTGGATTCGATGAGCTGCCACGTGCTTGTTGAAGACGGATATGATTGCCAAGAAGTATTGCAAAAGGCATTGCAGCTTATGAAACACGACTATCATATCGACCATTGCACAATTCAAGTTGAAAATTCAACGATCCGCCACGAGCAGACGAAGATATAG
- the add gene encoding adenosine deaminase, translating to MNEWINRLPKIELHCHLDGCVRPQTVAEISEREGIELSADSLDELTSWMRVPPSCTSLVEYLKRFELPLQCMQTPYALERIARELAEDAAYENVKYMEVRFAPHLHTRQGMTAAEVIASVGAGLAAAEKNADIIVRMIVICMRHHSVELNMEAVRAAAQFLSKGVVGVDLAGDEANYPPELHESVFQLADELGIPVTIHAGEAGGANNIRTAVERLHARRIGHGVRLYEDAEVAQLLRERNVPLEMCVTSNVQTKAVDSFEKHPIRLYLNRGIGVTVNTDNRTVSDTDLTKEYNLLSHRFQFKAADFKKVAVRAIEAAFVEPELKPQLLRKFQEEWEKLGI from the coding sequence ATGAACGAATGGATTAATCGCCTGCCCAAGATTGAACTGCACTGCCACCTGGACGGCTGTGTAAGACCGCAGACGGTAGCGGAAATCTCCGAACGCGAAGGCATCGAGCTGTCCGCAGACAGTCTGGACGAACTGACCTCCTGGATGAGAGTGCCGCCGTCGTGCACCAGTCTCGTCGAATATTTGAAACGGTTTGAGCTGCCGCTGCAGTGCATGCAAACCCCGTATGCGCTGGAACGTATCGCACGGGAATTGGCGGAAGACGCCGCTTATGAAAATGTAAAATATATGGAAGTCCGATTTGCTCCCCATCTCCATACCCGGCAGGGCATGACAGCGGCAGAAGTCATTGCGAGCGTAGGCGCGGGCCTTGCGGCTGCCGAGAAAAACGCCGATATTATCGTGCGGATGATCGTGATCTGCATGCGTCATCATTCCGTGGAGCTGAACATGGAAGCGGTCCGCGCCGCGGCCCAATTCTTAAGCAAAGGCGTCGTCGGCGTCGACTTGGCCGGCGATGAAGCGAATTATCCGCCGGAGCTGCACGAGAGCGTGTTCCAGCTTGCCGATGAGCTTGGCATTCCGGTCACGATCCATGCCGGAGAAGCGGGAGGGGCGAATAATATCCGCACCGCCGTCGAACGGCTGCATGCGCGGCGGATCGGCCACGGCGTCCGCCTGTATGAGGATGCCGAGGTTGCCCAGCTGCTTCGCGAGCGGAACGTTCCGCTGGAAATGTGCGTGACCAGCAACGTGCAGACGAAGGCCGTCGATTCCTTCGAGAAGCATCCGATCCGCCTGTATTTGAACAGAGGGATCGGCGTCACGGTCAATACGGACAACCGCACCGTTTCCGATACCGATTTGACGAAGGAGTACAATTTGCTGTCCCACCGTTTTCAATTTAAAGCTGCCGACTTTAAAAAAGTCGCCGTTCGGGCGATTGAGGCCGCTTTCGTCGAGCCTGAACTGAAGCCGCAGCTGCTGCGGAAGTTCCAGGAGGAATGGGAAAAGCTCGGCATATAA
- the aspS gene encoding aspartate--tRNA ligase: MMLKTHQCGRLTKADVGQTVTLNGWVQRRRDLGGVLFIDLRDRTGIVQIVFNPDFSGDALEVADRARNEYVLAVKGTVVQRDPETFNPNLPTGEIEVRVQEIEIMNAAKTPPFPIEDGVEVDESLRLKYRYLDLRRPEMQKTLLLRSKAAKLFRDYLDGEGFIEVETPILTKSTPEGARDYLVPSRVHPEEFFALPQSPQIFKQLLMVGGLERYYQIARCFRDEDLRADRQPEFTQVDIETSFLSQDQLLGMMEDLTAKLLKETVGVELQTPFQRITYADAMNKYGSDKPDLRFGLEIEDITDIVSASDVKVFANVAASGGVVKALNAKGCASWSRKELDDLQPFAARYGGKGLAWITVKDGEWRGPIVKFLKPEEIAALTERLNVEDGDLLTFSADKKKVVADVLGNLRSKLGRDLGLIDDSVFKFAWVVDFPLLGWDEEAKRYVAEHHPFTRPNEEDLHLFDSNPGEIRAQAYDLVLNGYEVGGGSMRIYKREVQEKMFAALGFTPEEAHEKFGFLLDAFEYGTPPHGGIAFGFDRLVMLLAGRTNLRETIAFPKTASATDLLTDAPSLVEASQLEQLHIRTVPKPGSKPAPAAPQAQSGTETAPAK; the protein is encoded by the coding sequence ATGATGTTAAAAACCCATCAATGCGGGCGGCTGACGAAAGCCGACGTGGGACAAACGGTAACTTTGAACGGCTGGGTGCAGCGCCGGCGCGACCTGGGGGGCGTATTGTTCATTGACCTGCGCGACCGGACAGGCATCGTGCAGATCGTCTTTAACCCGGACTTCTCCGGCGATGCGCTGGAGGTCGCCGACCGTGCGCGCAACGAATACGTGCTGGCTGTAAAGGGAACGGTCGTGCAGCGCGATCCGGAAACGTTCAACCCGAACCTGCCAACCGGCGAAATTGAAGTGCGCGTACAAGAAATCGAAATTATGAACGCGGCCAAAACGCCTCCGTTCCCGATCGAAGACGGCGTCGAGGTCGACGAATCGCTGCGGTTGAAATACCGTTACCTCGATTTGCGCCGCCCGGAAATGCAGAAGACGCTGCTGCTCCGCTCGAAAGCGGCCAAACTGTTCCGCGACTATTTGGACGGCGAAGGCTTTATTGAAGTGGAAACGCCGATTTTGACGAAAAGCACGCCGGAAGGCGCCCGCGATTATTTGGTGCCGAGCCGCGTTCACCCGGAAGAGTTTTTCGCGCTGCCGCAGTCGCCGCAAATTTTCAAGCAGCTGCTTATGGTCGGCGGTCTGGAGCGTTATTATCAAATCGCCCGCTGCTTCCGCGACGAGGACCTGCGCGCCGACCGTCAGCCCGAGTTCACCCAGGTGGACATTGAGACTTCCTTCCTGTCGCAGGACCAGCTGCTCGGCATGATGGAAGATTTGACGGCCAAGCTGCTGAAGGAAACGGTAGGGGTGGAGCTGCAAACGCCGTTCCAGCGCATTACGTATGCCGACGCCATGAACAAATACGGCTCCGACAAGCCGGATCTGCGCTTTGGCCTTGAAATCGAAGACATTACCGATATCGTATCGGCAAGCGACGTCAAAGTGTTCGCCAACGTGGCAGCGAGCGGCGGCGTGGTCAAAGCACTGAACGCCAAAGGCTGCGCAAGCTGGAGCCGCAAGGAGCTCGACGACCTGCAGCCGTTCGCGGCCCGCTACGGCGGCAAAGGGCTGGCATGGATTACGGTGAAGGACGGCGAATGGCGCGGGCCGATCGTCAAGTTCCTGAAGCCGGAGGAAATCGCGGCGCTTACCGAGCGGCTGAACGTCGAAGACGGCGACCTGCTCACCTTCTCCGCCGACAAGAAAAAAGTCGTCGCCGACGTGCTCGGCAACCTGCGCTCCAAGCTTGGACGCGATCTGGGTCTGATCGATGATTCCGTGTTCAAATTCGCCTGGGTCGTCGACTTCCCGCTGCTCGGCTGGGATGAGGAAGCGAAGCGTTACGTCGCGGAACATCATCCGTTCACCCGTCCGAACGAAGAAGATCTGCACCTGTTCGACAGCAACCCGGGCGAAATTCGCGCCCAAGCGTACGATCTTGTGCTGAACGGCTACGAAGTCGGCGGAGGCTCGATGCGGATCTACAAACGCGAAGTCCAGGAGAAAATGTTCGCAGCGCTCGGTTTTACACCGGAAGAGGCGCATGAGAAGTTCGGCTTCCTGCTCGACGCGTTCGAATACGGCACGCCTCCGCACGGTGGCATCGCGTTCGGTTTCGACCGCCTTGTCATGCTGCTGGCCGGCCGCACGAACTTGCGGGAGACGATTGCGTTTCCGAAGACGGCAAGCGCGACCGATCTGCTTACCGACGCTCCTTCTCTGGTCGAGGCGTCGCAGCTGGAGCAGCTTCATATCCGCACTGTGCCGAAGCCGGGCTCGAAGCCTGCCCCTGCCGCACCGCAGGCACAAAGCGGCACGGAAACGGCTCCTGCGAAATAA
- a CDS encoding flavin-containing monooxygenase: MKRYDVIVIGSGQAGLAAGYYLMKKGVSFVLLDKGSEAGEVWRNRYDSLVLFTPRFYSSMPGMPLNGEPGSYAAKNEIAEYLKTYAEQFALPIHYDTEVLSLKKTANRFLVETNQGRYESKKVIIATGPFQKPYIPSISAGLPKGIKQIHTAHYRNEADLQDGSVLVIGAGNSGAQIAVELAQDRDVYLSVGHTIKYMPLMLLGKSIFWWFRELGVMKANLNSAMGKFISRQPDPIFGFDLKNMIREGNIQLKARTKAVTGDSIMFEDNSLLQVQNIVWATGFHSDYSWIQIPGVINGQGKPIHERGISPVSGIYFVGLPWQYRRGSALIGGVGQDAEFIVNRLI, from the coding sequence ATGAAGCGTTACGACGTCATTGTTATCGGGTCGGGGCAAGCCGGACTTGCCGCGGGATATTATTTAATGAAAAAAGGGGTATCGTTCGTACTTTTGGATAAAGGAAGCGAAGCCGGAGAGGTGTGGAGAAACCGCTATGACAGTTTGGTTCTTTTCACCCCAAGGTTTTACAGTTCCATGCCCGGAATGCCCTTAAACGGCGAACCAGGCAGTTATGCGGCAAAGAATGAAATCGCTGAATACCTTAAAACATATGCCGAACAATTTGCATTGCCGATTCATTACGATACGGAAGTATTATCGTTAAAGAAAACGGCGAATCGGTTTCTTGTTGAAACGAATCAAGGTCGGTATGAATCCAAAAAGGTCATTATCGCCACAGGTCCGTTTCAAAAGCCGTACATCCCTTCTATTTCAGCCGGTTTGCCAAAGGGAATCAAGCAGATCCATACCGCTCATTACCGAAATGAAGCTGACCTTCAAGATGGTTCGGTGCTCGTGATCGGAGCAGGAAATTCAGGCGCGCAGATTGCCGTTGAGTTAGCCCAAGACAGAGACGTTTATTTGTCGGTAGGGCACACAATAAAATATATGCCGTTGATGCTTTTGGGCAAAAGTATTTTTTGGTGGTTTCGTGAGTTAGGCGTTATGAAAGCAAACCTTAATTCTGCAATGGGCAAATTCATAAGCCGGCAACCGGATCCCATATTCGGCTTTGATCTGAAGAACATGATTCGTGAGGGCAACATACAACTGAAAGCCAGAACAAAAGCCGTGACAGGCGATTCGATCATGTTTGAGGACAATTCCTTGCTTCAAGTTCAAAATATCGTGTGGGCGACCGGTTTTCATTCCGATTACAGCTGGATCCAAATACCCGGCGTTATCAACGGACAAGGAAAGCCGATTCATGAAAGAGGAATCAGTCCGGTTTCGGGCATCTATTTTGTCGGTTTGCCATGGCAATACCGAAGAGGTTCAGCACTTATTGGCGGTGTCGGCCAAGACGCAGAATTTATCGTAAATCGTCTAATTTAA